The following are from one region of the Halodesulfurarchaeum sp. HSR-GB genome:
- a CDS encoding PAS domain S-box protein: MAEPSPEIVVLHVDDDPNFGSLLREALEAADDRFRIETAVDGAEALAMLEDAQFDCVVSDYKLSGMDGLELLAAVRELDPDLPFLLFTGKGSEVVASEAIRAGVTDYLKKRPGEKRFSLLANRIRNAVEQVRAERQAAAARRINVVVREVNEALVRAETRSEIDEQVCSILSEADPYRFAWIGDLDATTDTIEPRSTAGSQSEYLSSIEIAAEEGDLVQGPTARALRAGELTVVQDIREDPNYEPWREAALEQGFRSSAAIPLTYETSQYGVLNVYADRPNAFDGRELALLSDLGESIAHAYHRVSMQERNAAQIDQLERLTDLFDQAQSIADLGAWETDVVAETGWWTEQVNRIYGLPLDYEPDPGEGIEYFHPEDRETIREAYERAIDQGEPYDLELRVVDEQGEHKWVRARGEPQLEDGTVTRVRGTLQDITDTKAREEDLKRTNAVLSKLVETLPQGILVEDESRSVLVTNQRLFSLLDMPGSPTEVEGADCEALIEEVKGQFDTPETFADRITELVGNRTPVDHEELTLADGRTLERSYRPLELPEGRGHLWVYREITDRRERQRELETVLERMNDAVFVHATDGPFLFVNQAACERYGYTEADLAEMTPADLDVPAEAEHVEERIETVTTQGEYVFETEHRTATGETFPVEVSASRITFRGEPAVLSIVRDVTERKAQADRLRRQNARLEEFASVVSHDLRNPLNVAQGRIELARETGSTDHLTAAKDGVDRSLELIEDMLALARAGEGASEAEPVALSEFAATCWTQVDTDPAALTVEATGTILADRSRFRQLLENLFRNAVEHGGEAVTVTVGDLEDGFYVADDGAGIPEAEQNAVFETGHTESASGNGLGLSIVTQIADAHGWELAVTESEAGGARFEFRGVSRPD; encoded by the coding sequence ATGGCCGAGCCGAGTCCGGAAATCGTCGTGCTTCACGTCGACGACGATCCGAATTTCGGCTCACTGCTTCGCGAGGCGCTGGAAGCCGCGGACGATCGGTTCAGGATCGAAACCGCTGTCGACGGGGCTGAAGCTCTCGCTATGCTCGAGGACGCGCAGTTCGATTGTGTCGTGAGCGACTACAAACTGTCAGGGATGGACGGGCTCGAACTCCTGGCGGCCGTCCGCGAGTTGGATCCGGATCTCCCATTCCTTCTCTTTACGGGGAAAGGTTCGGAAGTCGTCGCCAGCGAAGCGATCCGGGCCGGCGTCACCGACTACCTGAAAAAACGGCCCGGCGAGAAGCGGTTCTCGCTTTTGGCCAATCGCATCCGAAACGCAGTCGAGCAGGTCCGGGCCGAACGCCAGGCGGCCGCGGCCCGGCGGATCAACGTCGTCGTCCGGGAGGTAAACGAGGCACTCGTCCGCGCCGAAACCCGGTCGGAGATCGACGAACAGGTCTGTTCGATCCTCAGCGAGGCGGATCCGTACCGGTTTGCCTGGATCGGCGACCTCGATGCGACGACCGACACCATCGAGCCACGCTCGACGGCCGGGAGCCAGTCGGAGTATCTCTCGTCGATCGAGATCGCGGCCGAGGAGGGCGACCTCGTGCAGGGGCCGACGGCTCGCGCCCTGCGTGCGGGTGAACTGACCGTCGTCCAGGACATCCGCGAGGACCCGAACTACGAGCCCTGGCGGGAGGCGGCCCTCGAACAGGGTTTCCGGTCGAGCGCGGCGATCCCGCTGACCTACGAGACGAGTCAGTACGGTGTGCTGAACGTGTATGCCGACCGGCCGAACGCCTTCGACGGCCGGGAGCTCGCGCTGCTCTCCGACCTCGGGGAGTCGATTGCCCATGCGTACCACCGGGTGTCGATGCAGGAACGCAACGCCGCCCAGATCGACCAGCTTGAGCGCCTCACGGACCTGTTCGACCAGGCCCAGTCGATCGCCGATCTGGGAGCCTGGGAGACTGATGTCGTGGCCGAGACGGGCTGGTGGACCGAGCAGGTCAACCGGATTTACGGCCTGCCCCTCGATTACGAACCCGATCCCGGGGAGGGGATCGAGTACTTCCACCCTGAGGACCGGGAGACGATCAGGGAGGCCTACGAGCGGGCCATCGACCAGGGCGAACCGTACGACCTCGAACTCCGGGTCGTTGACGAACAGGGCGAACACAAGTGGGTCCGGGCGCGGGGCGAACCGCAGCTCGAAGATGGAACAGTCACCCGCGTTCGTGGAACCCTCCAGGACATCACTGACACCAAAGCCCGGGAGGAAGATCTCAAACGGACGAACGCGGTCCTCTCGAAGCTGGTCGAGACCCTCCCCCAGGGGATCCTCGTCGAGGACGAGTCCCGGTCGGTTCTGGTGACAAACCAGCGACTCTTCTCGCTGCTCGATATGCCGGGCTCACCGACCGAGGTCGAGGGAGCGGATTGCGAGGCGCTGATCGAGGAAGTCAAGGGACAGTTCGACACCCCCGAGACGTTTGCCGACCGGATCACCGAACTGGTCGGGAACCGAACGCCGGTCGATCACGAGGAACTCACGCTGGCCGACGGCCGAACGCTCGAACGGAGCTACCGCCCGCTCGAACTCCCGGAGGGTCGGGGCCATCTCTGGGTCTACCGGGAGATCACCGACCGGCGCGAGCGCCAGCGGGAACTCGAAACGGTGCTCGAGCGGATGAACGACGCGGTGTTCGTTCACGCCACGGACGGACCGTTCCTCTTTGTCAACCAGGCGGCCTGTGAACGCTATGGCTACACCGAGGCCGACCTCGCCGAGATGACGCCGGCAGATCTGGACGTGCCGGCGGAAGCCGAACACGTCGAGGAGCGAATCGAGACGGTCACGACCCAGGGGGAGTACGTCTTCGAGACCGAACACCGGACTGCCACTGGGGAGACGTTTCCGGTCGAGGTCAGTGCCAGCCGGATCACGTTCCGTGGCGAGCCGGCCGTCCTCTCGATCGTGCGGGACGTGACCGAGCGCAAAGCCCAGGCAGACCGGCTTCGCCGACAGAACGCCCGTCTGGAGGAGTTCGCCAGCGTGGTCTCGCATGACCTTCGCAACCCGCTGAACGTGGCCCAGGGCCGGATCGAACTCGCCCGGGAGACCGGCTCGACCGACCACCTCACCGCCGCGAAAGACGGCGTCGACCGCAGTCTGGAACTCATCGAGGACATGCTGGCACTCGCCCGGGCCGGTGAGGGAGCGAGCGAGGCGGAACCCGTCGCCCTCTCCGAGTTCGCTGCGACCTGCTGGACGCAGGTGGACACGGACCCCGCAGCGCTCACCGTCGAGGCGACTGGAACCATCCTGGCCGATCGGAGCCGGTTTCGGCAACTGCTCGAGAACCTCTTCCGGAACGCCGTCGAACACGGCGGCGAGGCGGTCACCGTGACCGTCGGGGATCTCGAGGACGGCTTTTACGTCGCGGACGACGGGGCTGGAATTCCCGAAGCGGAGCAAAACGCGGTGTTCGAGACCGGCCACACGGAATCGGCGAGTGGAAACGGCCTGGGGCTCTCGATCGTCACCCAGATCGCGGACGCCCACGGCTGGGAGCTTGCGGTAACCGAGAGCGAGGCTGGTGGGGCCCGGTTCGAATTTCGGGGCGTCTCCCGTCCGGACTGA
- the prf1 gene encoding peptide chain release factor aRF-1, with amino-acid sequence MSDDSTGGEEHSDRRKYEFRKVIEDLDDHTGSGTQLVSIYVPPDMQISDVVAHVTQEYSEASNIKSKQTRTNVQDALSSIKARLKYYDTPPDRGMVLFSGAVDEGGGQTDMVTEVLENPPDPIESFRYHCDSAFLTEPLEHMLADKGLYGLIVLDRREANVGWLKGKRVEPVKSASSLVPGKQRKGGQSAQRFARLRLEAIDNFYQEIAEMADELFVPKRHELDGILVGGPSPTKDEFLDGDYLHHELQEKVLGKFDVAYTDESGLYDLVDKGQEALADAELTQDKNDMEEFFKELHGGNLATYGFGPTRENLVMGSVETLLLSEDLRKEVVAYTCPNGHTDRELIDPRHETPEHTCTECGEPPESVDREDAIEHLMAIAEQRGTETHFISTDFEKGEQLLTAFGGIGGILRYRTGV; translated from the coding sequence ATGAGCGATGACTCCACCGGGGGCGAGGAACACTCCGACCGCCGGAAATACGAGTTCCGAAAGGTCATCGAGGACCTGGATGACCACACCGGCAGTGGCACGCAACTCGTGAGTATCTACGTCCCGCCGGATATGCAGATCTCCGACGTGGTCGCCCACGTCACCCAGGAGTACAGCGAGGCCTCGAACATCAAGTCGAAGCAGACCCGAACGAACGTCCAGGACGCCCTCTCCTCGATCAAGGCCCGACTGAAGTACTACGACACGCCACCCGACCGCGGCATGGTCCTGTTCTCCGGGGCCGTCGACGAGGGCGGGGGCCAGACGGACATGGTCACCGAAGTGCTGGAGAACCCGCCGGACCCGATCGAGTCCTTCCGCTATCACTGTGACTCGGCGTTTCTCACCGAGCCCTTAGAGCACATGCTCGCGGACAAGGGCCTCTACGGACTCATCGTCCTCGACCGCCGCGAGGCAAACGTCGGCTGGCTCAAGGGCAAGCGCGTCGAGCCGGTCAAGTCCGCCTCCTCGCTGGTCCCGGGCAAGCAGCGCAAAGGGGGTCAGTCCGCCCAGCGGTTCGCCCGCCTGCGCCTGGAGGCCATCGACAACTTCTACCAGGAGATCGCCGAGATGGCCGACGAGCTCTTTGTCCCCAAGCGCCACGAACTGGACGGCATCCTCGTGGGCGGCCCCTCGCCGACCAAAGACGAGTTCCTCGACGGCGACTATCTCCACCACGAACTCCAGGAGAAGGTCCTCGGGAAGTTCGACGTGGCCTACACCGACGAGTCCGGGCTCTACGACCTGGTCGACAAGGGCCAGGAGGCCCTGGCCGACGCCGAACTCACCCAGGACAAAAACGACATGGAGGAGTTCTTCAAGGAACTCCACGGTGGCAATCTGGCGACCTACGGCTTCGGCCCGACCCGGGAGAACCTCGTGATGGGCTCGGTCGAAACGTTGCTCCTCTCGGAGGACCTACGCAAGGAGGTCGTCGCCTATACGTGTCCGAACGGGCACACCGATCGCGAACTGATCGACCCGCGTCACGAAACGCCCGAGCACACCTGTACGGAGTGTGGCGAACCGCCCGAATCCGTCGACCGGGAGGACGCCATCGAGCACCTGATGGCCATCGCGGAACAGCGTGGCACCGAGACCCACTTCATCTCGACGGACTTCGAGAAGGGCGAGCAGTTGCTCACGGCCTTCGGCGGGATCGGCGGTATTCTGCGCTACCGGACCGGCGTCTGA
- a CDS encoding MinD/ParA family protein, which translates to MTDGDVYAVASGKGGVGKTTTAINLGAAFVEAGRSVVVVDVDLGMANLADLLDVAASEPTLHDVLAGEAEIEATITDAGEFDVVLGSRDLAAFGRADPAGLGEAIAALRSQYDVVVLDGGGGLSHDVTVPLGLADGVVLVSTPTEAAITNAVKTRDLVDRLGEIEGVLVTRTGGAGEQSPAEVAERIGAPLLGSVPEDGAVQMSEREGTPLVTIDRESPAAQAYREVAYGLLDEPLPRTWGESSPDQPAGSEIDQPGKPAEHPQSGIAATIESVEASNGTASNGGAITSQSETPDDEDDDQSILSRLTGGLLG; encoded by the coding sequence ATGACCGATGGCGACGTGTACGCCGTGGCGAGTGGCAAGGGCGGGGTCGGCAAGACCACGACCGCGATCAACCTCGGGGCGGCGTTCGTCGAGGCCGGTCGGTCGGTCGTGGTGGTCGACGTCGACCTGGGGATGGCGAATCTGGCCGACCTGCTCGATGTCGCGGCCTCGGAGCCCACGCTCCACGACGTGCTGGCCGGCGAGGCCGAAATCGAGGCCACAATCACGGACGCGGGCGAGTTCGACGTCGTCCTCGGCAGCCGTGACCTCGCGGCCTTCGGCCGGGCCGACCCCGCCGGACTCGGCGAGGCGATCGCGGCGTTACGAAGCCAGTACGACGTGGTCGTGCTCGACGGAGGTGGGGGCCTGAGCCACGACGTGACCGTCCCGCTCGGGCTGGCCGACGGCGTCGTCCTGGTGAGCACCCCCACCGAGGCGGCGATCACGAACGCGGTCAAGACCCGCGATCTGGTCGACCGGCTGGGCGAGATCGAAGGGGTCCTCGTGACCCGCACTGGTGGGGCGGGCGAACAGTCCCCGGCAGAGGTCGCGGAGCGAATCGGCGCCCCACTGCTCGGTTCGGTGCCGGAGGACGGGGCCGTCCAGATGAGCGAGCGGGAGGGCACCCCGCTCGTGACGATCGACCGGGAGAGTCCCGCAGCCCAGGCCTACCGGGAGGTCGCTTACGGACTGCTCGACGAGCCGTTGCCACGCACCTGGGGCGAGTCGTCCCCGGACCAGCCAGCCGGTTCGGAGATCGACCAGCCGGGTAAGCCGGCCGAACACCCACAGAGCGGCATCGCCGCAACGATCGAGTCAGTCGAGGCGTCAAACGGCACTGCGTCGAACGGCGGCGCGATCACATCCCAATCGGAAACTCCGGACGACGAGGACGACGATCAATCTATTCTCTCGCGGTTGACTGGCGGCTTGCTGGGCTGA
- a CDS encoding DUF6276 family protein, protein MSCPNCGGPTVAYPIPDRARTHCPDDRAGAEICADCLTVSPLAEPPTDPPDFDAVLTDFPAGEAGAIAASLLGLLDSLALYRGEIEALARLAEQAGVDVFLLLDRLDASGRIQPHFDIDRRRHQLDQLL, encoded by the coding sequence ATGTCCTGTCCGAACTGTGGCGGCCCGACGGTCGCGTACCCCATCCCGGATCGCGCCCGTACACACTGTCCCGACGACCGCGCCGGGGCCGAGATCTGTGCCGACTGTTTGACGGTCTCCCCACTGGCGGAGCCGCCGACCGACCCACCCGATTTCGACGCGGTCCTCACCGATTTCCCCGCCGGGGAGGCCGGCGCGATCGCGGCGTCGCTGTTGGGACTGCTCGATTCCCTCGCGCTCTACCGCGGCGAGATCGAAGCACTCGCCAGGCTGGCCGAACAGGCAGGTGTCGACGTGTTCCTGTTGCTCGATCGGCTCGACGCGAGCGGCCGGATCCAGCCCCACTTCGACATCGACCGACGACGCCACCAGCTCGATCAACTGCTATAG
- a CDS encoding methionine synthase, with product MTREQFRPPHHDHDHFLLKTVVGSFPQPDWLDYVRSGAGAGDLEPADREEAEDDATRAAILDQQNAGLDAITDGEMRREGMVDYFTNVITGYDAPDGEGDDADWNASMPRVTEEVSTAEPWLVEDFEFADRVATRPVKVTMTGPFTLATFASPEVYDSIEDLALDFADLIAVEVRRLAEAGADWIQLDEPGLGMSPHGELAQECLSRVAAEVPEDVRFGTHVCSGNYANLADEMAEFPVDELDLEFASPDADDPAEVFEGRDFEMDIGFGVIDTQSREAESVAEIEARIEEGLQYLSPEQLTVSPDCGLKPLEREPATTKLEHMVTAAANVEAALDAGDIEAAGTDRSENG from the coding sequence ATGACACGCGAGCAGTTCCGACCGCCACATCACGACCACGATCACTTTCTCCTGAAGACCGTCGTCGGCAGCTTTCCCCAGCCCGACTGGCTGGACTACGTTCGGTCCGGCGCCGGGGCCGGGGACCTGGAGCCGGCCGACCGCGAAGAGGCCGAGGACGACGCGACCCGGGCCGCGATCCTCGACCAGCAGAACGCGGGCCTGGATGCGATCACGGACGGGGAGATGCGACGGGAGGGGATGGTCGATTACTTCACGAACGTGATCACGGGCTACGACGCCCCGGACGGCGAGGGGGACGACGCCGACTGGAACGCGAGCATGCCCCGGGTCACCGAGGAGGTCTCGACGGCCGAACCCTGGCTCGTCGAGGACTTCGAGTTCGCGGACCGGGTTGCCACCCGGCCGGTGAAGGTCACGATGACCGGCCCGTTCACCCTGGCAACCTTCGCGAGCCCGGAGGTCTATGACTCGATCGAGGACCTGGCGCTTGACTTTGCGGACCTGATTGCAGTAGAGGTCAGACGGCTGGCCGAGGCCGGCGCGGACTGGATCCAGCTCGACGAACCCGGGCTGGGAATGTCCCCGCACGGCGAACTGGCCCAGGAGTGTCTCTCGCGGGTCGCCGCGGAAGTCCCCGAGGACGTCCGCTTTGGCACCCACGTCTGCTCGGGCAACTATGCGAACCTGGCCGACGAGATGGCCGAGTTTCCCGTCGACGAACTCGATCTGGAGTTTGCCAGTCCCGACGCCGACGATCCCGCCGAGGTCTTCGAGGGCCGGGACTTCGAGATGGACATCGGTTTCGGCGTGATCGACACCCAGTCCCGCGAGGCCGAATCCGTCGCGGAGATCGAGGCGCGGATCGAGGAAGGGCTCCAGTACCTTTCGCCCGAGCAATTGACCGTCTCCCCGGACTGTGGGCTAAAGCCCCTCGAACGTGAACCGGCGACGACGAAGCTCGAACACATGGTCACCGCCGCCGCGAACGTCGAGGCCGCACTCGATGCCGGTGACATCGAGGCCGCTGGGACGGACCGGTCCGAAAACGGTTAA
- a CDS encoding DHH family phosphoesterase, whose product MPGALLPGAVRALSDSVLRFVEANPPVAAGLAVLTLVVFGVFLFFFVRHRRAAGLKLKRVLSGRDRVAVLMHPNPDPDAMAAAMGVELLAADVGVETELRYPGEIRHQENRAFRTVLEMQVDPIEAAADLPEDVVLVDHNTARGFDGASDIDPIAVIDHHPGDGTGRRFTDVRPDYGAAATILVEYLQAAGFEPATEDAEKPLPTEVATGLLYGVLSDTDHLTRGCSEAEFDASAFLYPAIDEDILDRVAHPEVDAEVLDVKARAIEDREVRGPFAVSDVGELSNVDAIPQAADELLHLEGVTAVVVMGQKNGRLHLSGRSRDDRVHMGRALQEAVADIPMAGAGGHSRMGGGQLSIEHMNGLGPSDGVSPEEFGDRLFAVLAGEQ is encoded by the coding sequence ATGCCTGGAGCGCTGCTACCGGGCGCAGTTCGTGCTCTCTCCGATTCGGTGTTGCGGTTCGTCGAGGCGAACCCACCGGTGGCTGCCGGCCTCGCGGTCCTCACGCTCGTCGTTTTCGGTGTGTTCCTGTTTTTCTTCGTCCGGCATCGCCGAGCGGCGGGGCTCAAATTGAAACGGGTGCTCTCAGGCCGCGACCGGGTCGCCGTGCTCATGCACCCGAACCCCGACCCGGATGCGATGGCCGCCGCGATGGGTGTCGAACTTCTCGCCGCGGACGTGGGAGTCGAAACCGAGCTCCGGTACCCCGGGGAGATCCGCCACCAGGAGAACCGAGCCTTTCGCACCGTCCTCGAAATGCAGGTCGATCCGATCGAGGCGGCCGCCGACCTCCCCGAGGACGTGGTCCTCGTCGATCATAACACGGCCCGGGGGTTCGACGGCGCAAGCGACATCGACCCGATCGCCGTGATCGATCACCACCCTGGAGACGGCACCGGACGCCGATTCACGGACGTCCGCCCGGACTATGGGGCCGCCGCGACGATTCTCGTCGAATACCTCCAGGCGGCGGGGTTCGAGCCGGCGACCGAGGACGCCGAGAAGCCACTTCCCACCGAGGTGGCGACGGGGCTGCTCTACGGTGTCCTCTCGGACACTGACCACCTCACACGGGGGTGTTCGGAGGCCGAATTCGACGCGAGCGCGTTTCTCTATCCCGCGATCGACGAGGATATCCTCGACCGCGTCGCCCACCCCGAGGTCGACGCCGAGGTCCTCGACGTGAAGGCTCGGGCGATCGAGGACCGCGAGGTCCGGGGCCCGTTCGCGGTGAGCGACGTCGGCGAACTCTCGAACGTGGACGCCATTCCCCAGGCCGCAGACGAACTGCTTCATCTGGAGGGCGTGACCGCCGTCGTCGTCATGGGCCAGAAGAACGGCCGGTTGCACCTCTCTGGCCGCTCGCGGGACGACCGTGTCCACATGGGACGGGCCCTCCAGGAGGCCGTCGCGGACATTCCGATGGCGGGTGCCGGGGGTCACTCCCGGATGGGTGGGGGGCAACTCTCCATCGAGCACATGAACGGGCTCGGCCCCTCGGATGGAGTCTCTCCGGAGGAGTTCGGCGACCGACTCTTTGCAGTACTCGCCGGCGAGCAGTGA
- a CDS encoding V-type ATP synthase subunit B, whose amino-acid sequence MKEYRTITDVSGPLVFVETDEPIGYDEIVEIETPDGEVKRGQVLETSGEVVAIQVMEGTEGIGRDASVRFLGETLKMPVTEGLLGRVLDGSGRPIDGGPEIVPDKRQDIVGAAMNPYAREYPREFIQTGISALDGMNTLVRGQKLPLFSGSGLPHNDLALQIARQATVPEEEESEGESEFAVVFGAMGITREEANEFINDFERTGALERSTLFLNLADDPAVERTITPRLALTTAEYLAFEKGYHILVILTDMTNYCEALREIGAAREEVPGRRGYPGYMYTDLAQLYERAGRIEGREGSITQIPILTMPGDDDTHPIPDLTGYITEGQIYVDRSLNSQGIEPPVDVLPSLSRLMDEGIGEGLTRKDHGDLSDQLYAAYAEGEDLRDLVNIVGREALSDRDNTYLDFADRFEDEFVDQGFDTDRSIEETLDIGWELVSMFPKAELNRIDEEFIEEYYREDVGEVEA is encoded by the coding sequence ATGAAGGAATATCGTACTATCACGGACGTGAGCGGCCCGCTGGTGTTCGTCGAGACCGACGAGCCGATCGGCTACGACGAGATCGTCGAGATCGAGACGCCGGACGGGGAGGTAAAGCGGGGACAGGTACTGGAGACATCCGGCGAGGTCGTCGCCATCCAGGTCATGGAGGGCACCGAGGGGATCGGCCGGGACGCGTCGGTCCGCTTCCTGGGTGAGACGCTCAAGATGCCCGTAACCGAGGGGCTTCTCGGTCGTGTGCTGGACGGTTCGGGGCGGCCGATCGACGGCGGGCCGGAGATCGTCCCGGACAAGCGCCAGGACATCGTCGGCGCGGCGATGAACCCCTACGCCCGGGAGTACCCACGCGAGTTCATCCAGACCGGGATCTCCGCGCTGGACGGCATGAACACGCTCGTTCGCGGCCAGAAGCTGCCGCTTTTCTCCGGTTCCGGGCTCCCGCACAACGATCTCGCCCTGCAGATCGCTCGCCAGGCGACGGTGCCAGAAGAGGAGGAGAGCGAGGGCGAATCGGAGTTCGCGGTCGTCTTCGGCGCGATGGGGATCACCCGCGAGGAGGCAAACGAGTTCATCAACGACTTCGAGCGCACGGGCGCCCTTGAGCGCTCGACGCTCTTTTTGAACCTCGCGGACGACCCCGCGGTCGAGCGGACGATCACGCCACGGCTGGCCCTGACCACCGCGGAGTACCTGGCCTTCGAGAAGGGCTATCACATTCTGGTCATCCTCACGGACATGACCAACTACTGTGAGGCCCTGCGGGAGATCGGCGCGGCCCGGGAGGAGGTCCCGGGTCGACGTGGCTACCCCGGGTACATGTACACCGACCTGGCCCAGCTCTACGAGCGGGCCGGCCGTATCGAGGGCCGGGAGGGGTCGATCACCCAGATCCCGATCCTCACGATGCCGGGCGACGACGACACCCATCCGATCCCGGACCTCACGGGGTACATCACCGAGGGACAGATCTACGTCGATCGCTCGCTCAACTCACAGGGGATCGAGCCACCGGTCGACGTGCTCCCGAGTCTCTCCCGGCTGATGGACGAGGGGATCGGCGAGGGACTCACCCGCAAGGACCACGGCGACCTCTCCGATCAGCTGTATGCAGCCTACGCGGAGGGCGAGGACCTTCGCGACCTGGTGAACATCGTCGGTCGCGAGGCCCTCTCCGATCGGGACAACACCTATCTGGACTTCGCGGACCGCTTCGAGGACGAGTTCGTCGATCAGGGATTCGACACCGACCGCTCCATCGAGGAGACCCTGGACATCGGCTGGGAGCTGGTGTCGATGTTCCCGAAGGCCGAACTCAACCGGATCGACGAGGAGTTCATCGAGGAGTACTACCGCGAGGACGTCGGCGAAGTCGAGGCCTAG
- a CDS encoding V-type ATP synthase subunit D translates to MATDVTPTRKNLMRIEDRIDLSERGHDTLEQKRDGLIMEFMDILDQAQDVRADMETEYQDAQGKIDMARAMEGDVAVRGAAAAIREHPEITVESKNIMGVVVPQIESTKVRKDLNERGYGLLGTSGRIDETAEAFEDLLEQVVLAAEVETAMKKMLTEIETTKRRVNALEFTLLPDLYESKDYIESKLEEQEREEIFRMKKIKANKEAAEKEAEEAAAEAES, encoded by the coding sequence ATGGCCACAGACGTCACTCCCACACGGAAGAACTTGATGCGGATCGAGGACCGCATCGACCTCTCCGAGCGGGGCCACGACACGCTCGAACAGAAGCGTGACGGCCTCATCATGGAGTTCATGGACATCCTCGACCAGGCCCAGGACGTGCGGGCGGACATGGAGACCGAGTACCAGGACGCCCAGGGGAAAATCGACATGGCCCGGGCGATGGAGGGCGACGTCGCGGTCCGCGGGGCCGCGGCGGCGATCCGGGAACACCCCGAGATCACGGTGGAGTCGAAGAACATCATGGGCGTGGTCGTCCCACAGATCGAGTCCACGAAGGTCCGCAAGGACCTGAACGAGCGGGGCTACGGCCTGCTGGGCACGAGCGGCCGGATCGACGAGACCGCCGAGGCCTTCGAGGACCTCCTGGAGCAGGTCGTCCTGGCCGCGGAGGTCGAGACCGCGATGAAGAAGATGCTCACGGAAATCGAGACCACCAAGCGTCGGGTCAACGCCCTGGAGTTCACTCTGCTCCCGGACCTCTACGAGTCCAAAGATTACATCGAGTCGAAACTCGAGGAGCAGGAACGCGAGGAGATCTTCCGGATGAAGAAGATCAAGGCGAACAAGGAGGCCGCCGAGAAGGAAGCAGAGGAGGCGGCGGCCGAAGCCGAGTCCTGA